One stretch of Pseudoalteromonas shioyasakiensis DNA includes these proteins:
- a CDS encoding ABC transporter permease, which produces MMKLTKTRAQLSLAWASLMNAPGFVTAVIATLALTLATLFVVLSLVNSYFLKPLDVYDERRMVVVEQSLTYDDYDATGFQSYQSMVHWLKHNQSFEQSMMINAGEQIFANLDGEPKEPVLYVGGNYFDLLNTPFLMGQGFDLGETLETPDDRVVISANFWRKHYNSDPNIIGKTLSVMAGETNYVHRIVGVVDDSFSPPYMFKASDVEVWFPSSADRRFFHNDDWQSPWTNTFKNLKLIAVLKPGVTIDQVKVDLKQQIDTVKSEWLNNGGITDVKPEVTPYRDVELGNNDDLSLMMLAGAVGLLIIAVLNVSTLFFSRALAQHKTLALQAVLGAKRSTLFKSIFLQSLILMTLSVSIALFLSVWGIRLFKVLAEGRLPLVNSLAVDTTLVIVAIILCIALAYIFSVITARLVNYKTLNTQMQNSGKGGVSQVSGRTVRILIGSQMFVAALLVSFSVMVVSKAMGTINRPLGSDTENLYFANLFQPNNQMSLAERYEHMLQYKQVLLDSQGIDDVALGHSPVSQRQNANTLTDVNGKSSVFFPSQWVGPDYFALVNTKILAGRTFTEQAIRGETNEILVSVSVAENLLPGQDYRNIIGKSYQGLEEKMYEVVGVTEDFNHPKYYDESFGRHIWWPATPYSYMFTIKASEGVKLTNKQILNTLKEKNSDLTMWQFNDLQQEYDNLLYMSRLTVVLCSTLALFTLLLAAIGIFGVLSYNLGLRRYEFGIRMALGAKKARLFKLMSVEAIIPVLIGFAVALAAVMVGFYMLQGQLMSWLILDVRLQLLAWSITLCIALFACFRPLVLLLKAKPMAALRND; this is translated from the coding sequence GTGATGAAATTAACCAAAACACGCGCCCAATTAAGCTTAGCGTGGGCATCATTAATGAATGCACCGGGCTTTGTCACTGCGGTTATCGCAACGCTTGCTTTAACACTGGCCACCTTGTTTGTGGTGCTTAGCCTTGTTAACAGCTACTTTTTAAAGCCCCTTGATGTGTACGATGAAAGACGCATGGTGGTGGTTGAGCAATCACTTACCTATGATGACTATGATGCTACTGGCTTTCAAAGCTATCAGTCGATGGTGCATTGGCTTAAGCATAATCAAAGCTTTGAACAAAGTATGATGATCAATGCAGGTGAGCAAATTTTTGCAAACCTTGATGGCGAACCGAAAGAGCCTGTGCTGTATGTTGGCGGCAACTATTTTGACTTATTAAACACGCCATTTTTAATGGGACAAGGTTTTGACCTTGGAGAAACGCTAGAAACTCCTGATGACCGGGTTGTTATATCTGCTAACTTCTGGCGCAAACATTACAACAGCGACCCGAACATTATTGGTAAAACACTCTCAGTCATGGCTGGTGAAACCAATTATGTTCACCGTATCGTCGGTGTTGTTGATGACTCATTCAGCCCACCTTACATGTTTAAAGCAAGTGATGTTGAAGTGTGGTTTCCATCCAGTGCTGACCGCCGTTTCTTTCACAATGACGATTGGCAAAGCCCATGGACAAACACGTTCAAAAACCTAAAACTAATTGCTGTTTTAAAGCCTGGGGTCACCATAGATCAAGTTAAAGTCGATTTAAAACAGCAAATTGATACGGTTAAATCAGAATGGCTAAACAACGGGGGGATCACCGATGTAAAACCTGAAGTAACCCCTTATCGTGACGTTGAGCTGGGTAATAACGATGACTTAAGCTTGATGATGTTAGCCGGTGCGGTAGGGCTACTGATTATTGCAGTACTTAATGTAAGCACTTTGTTCTTCTCACGCGCTCTTGCGCAACATAAAACCCTCGCCTTGCAGGCGGTGTTAGGTGCAAAACGCAGCACGCTATTTAAAAGTATCTTTTTACAATCACTGATTTTAATGACCTTATCAGTAAGCATTGCGCTGTTTTTATCGGTATGGGGCATACGTTTATTTAAAGTATTGGCAGAAGGGCGTTTACCACTGGTGAATAGCTTAGCCGTTGATACCACGTTAGTTATTGTTGCCATTATACTGTGTATTGCTCTTGCTTATATTTTCTCTGTAATTACAGCACGTTTGGTAAATTACAAAACCCTAAATACGCAAATGCAAAACAGTGGTAAAGGCGGTGTTTCGCAGGTATCTGGCCGTACAGTGCGTATTTTAATTGGCTCACAAATGTTTGTTGCCGCGCTGCTTGTTAGCTTTTCAGTGATGGTAGTCAGTAAAGCCATGGGCACGATTAACCGCCCACTCGGTAGTGATACCGAAAACCTGTATTTTGCTAACCTTTTCCAGCCAAATAATCAAATGTCATTGGCTGAGCGCTACGAACACATGCTGCAATACAAGCAGGTTTTGCTTGATAGCCAAGGCATTGATGATGTTGCCCTGGGTCACAGCCCTGTTTCGCAAAGACAAAACGCCAACACCTTGACTGATGTAAACGGTAAAAGCTCCGTTTTCTTCCCTAGTCAGTGGGTAGGGCCTGATTACTTTGCTTTAGTTAACACCAAAATTCTCGCCGGCCGCACCTTTACTGAACAAGCAATACGAGGTGAAACCAACGAAATACTGGTATCAGTCAGCGTGGCAGAGAACTTATTACCAGGCCAAGACTATAGAAATATTATCGGCAAGAGCTACCAAGGCTTAGAAGAAAAGATGTATGAAGTGGTGGGTGTAACCGAAGATTTTAATCACCCTAAATACTACGATGAATCGTTTGGTCGTCACATTTGGTGGCCTGCAACACCGTATAGCTACATGTTTACTATCAAAGCTTCTGAAGGCGTTAAGCTGACTAATAAACAAATACTTAATACGCTAAAAGAAAAGAACAGCGACTTAACCATGTGGCAGTTTAATGACCTGCAACAAGAGTACGACAATTTACTGTATATGAGCCGACTGACAGTGGTTCTGTGTAGTACCTTAGCGCTATTTACTCTATTATTAGCAGCAATCGGTATTTTTGGGGTACTGAGCTACAACCTGGGTCTACGCCGTTATGAGTTTGGTATTCGTATGGCATTAGGTGCGAAAAAAGCGCGCTTATTCAAGCTAATGAGTGTTGAAGCTATTATCCCTGTGCTCATTGGCTTTGCGGTTGCTCTCGCCGCGGTAATGGTGGGTTTTTACATGTTACAAGGACAGCTAATGTCATGGCTGATACTTGATGTAAGACTGCAATTACTCGCTTGGAGTATTACCTTATGTATTGCGCTATTCGCTTGCTTTAGACCTTTGGTTTTACTGCTTAAAGCAAAACCTATGGCCGCACTACGTAACGATTAA
- a CDS encoding sigma-54-dependent Fis family transcriptional regulator, with the protein MDKILVIDDQADVRLAATVALQQLGLYCLEAEGPEHALELLKSEHISLILLDMNYKLDTTSGEEGLRFLKQLNQLGSTIPVIVMTAWASIDVAVKAMQLGAVDFVEKPWNNLRLTAVVQQQLKLKQSNHDNACLKALTSDTQAHYIAKSEIMQLLLAKAERAAKTDASILITGENGTGKSLLAHYIHKHSLRCDKRYVSVNIGAIAPTLFESELFGHKKGSFTDAKEDRLGRFEIAEGGTLFLDEIATLSLELQSKMLRVLESKEFEVLGSSQTKTADVRIISATNSELATAIEQGEFRRDLLFRLNTIELHIPPLRDRKDDIAPLAEHLLLVHGKKYQRANMALSPDALNALKNYSWPGNIRELSHCIERAVIMSDNNNIQANDLILDQPSCEQTNSNAEQALPLLPLEELEKQMIQKALLQFNGNVIAAGEFLGLSKSAIYRRIDKHQLDLKEVER; encoded by the coding sequence ATGGACAAAATCTTAGTCATAGACGATCAAGCTGATGTACGTCTGGCTGCTACTGTTGCATTACAACAACTGGGCTTATATTGCCTTGAGGCCGAAGGCCCTGAACATGCCCTTGAGTTATTAAAATCAGAGCACATTAGCCTGATTTTGCTCGACATGAACTACAAGCTCGACACCACCTCAGGTGAAGAAGGGTTACGCTTTTTAAAGCAACTAAATCAATTAGGATCGACCATACCTGTCATTGTGATGACCGCTTGGGCTAGCATTGATGTTGCCGTTAAAGCCATGCAATTAGGGGCTGTCGACTTTGTTGAAAAGCCATGGAATAACTTACGCTTAACCGCCGTTGTGCAACAACAACTCAAGCTCAAGCAAAGTAATCACGACAACGCGTGTTTAAAGGCGCTTACCAGTGACACACAAGCACATTACATAGCTAAATCAGAAATCATGCAACTGTTGCTTGCCAAAGCTGAGCGCGCAGCAAAAACCGATGCCAGCATTTTAATTACCGGCGAAAATGGTACAGGCAAAAGCTTATTAGCACATTATATTCATAAGCATTCTCTCAGATGTGATAAACGCTATGTAAGCGTGAATATTGGCGCTATTGCGCCAACGCTATTCGAAAGTGAATTATTTGGCCATAAAAAAGGCTCTTTTACTGATGCCAAAGAAGACCGCTTAGGGCGTTTTGAAATTGCCGAAGGCGGCACCTTATTTTTAGACGAAATTGCGACTTTAAGCCTTGAGCTGCAAAGTAAAATGCTCCGCGTGCTAGAAAGCAAAGAGTTTGAAGTGCTAGGCTCAAGCCAAACCAAAACCGCCGATGTTCGCATTATTTCTGCCACCAATAGTGAATTAGCTACGGCCATTGAGCAGGGTGAGTTCCGCCGTGACTTATTATTTAGACTCAATACCATTGAACTGCACATTCCACCGCTTCGCGACAGAAAAGACGACATCGCCCCCTTGGCAGAACACTTATTATTGGTGCATGGTAAAAAATACCAACGTGCAAATATGGCGCTAAGTCCTGATGCTCTAAACGCGCTAAAAAACTACAGCTGGCCTGGTAATATTCGTGAGCTAAGCCACTGCATTGAACGCGCGGTGATCATGAGCGATAACAACAATATTCAAGCCAATGACCTCATTTTAGATCAACCAAGTTGCGAGCAAACGAATAGTAATGCTGAACAAGCCTTGCCACTATTGCCCCTTGAAGAGCTTGAAAAACAAATGATTCAAAAAGCGCTGCTGCAATTTAATGGTAATGTTATCGCCGCAGGAGAATTTTTAGGATTAAGTAAATCGGCGATTTATCGTCGCATTGATAAACATCAGCTCGATTTAAAAGAAGTAGAACGCTAA
- a CDS encoding HAMP domain-containing histidine kinase, with product MSSKLSLEQRIRRYFFMVIAVLFTLGIALSLSLKLDWFASISLLLPFIGISAFALIKSYRVIIDVIERFGLQLDALANDESNSWHLASYQSGRVAALKQDFAKLSNKIAKNKRHYMQTEEFVFEFASMLDLPIVILDPHGLIYFSNKAFKNSIIHRQIEGKSASDLGIALHDGEWQQNNDSLFKQRFQISSQTFWRTGKNFELLTFFSIEQQLRDNEQLVWQRLIRVLNHEVRNSLTPIYSMSQSLQTLKRQGQISSHDDLAQDMLQVIEKRAQHLLDFVASYSAFAKLPPAQKQTISSEQLNTRLSAIFPELVINSSEELYVDADLGQLEQALINLIKNAFEAGSNSAPSLTWSRQGDSLNIAISDQGCGIQNPDNLFVPFYSTKANGTGIGLVITRELVRNQGFELSINSKPQQGTEANITVPT from the coding sequence ATGAGTAGCAAGTTGTCGTTAGAGCAGCGTATTCGACGCTATTTTTTTATGGTTATAGCGGTGCTATTTACGCTTGGTATTGCCCTTTCGCTCAGCTTAAAACTAGATTGGTTTGCCAGTATTAGCCTATTATTGCCGTTTATCGGGATAAGCGCTTTTGCTTTAATTAAAAGCTACCGCGTGATCATCGATGTGATTGAACGCTTTGGTCTGCAACTAGATGCACTGGCAAATGACGAAAGTAATAGTTGGCATTTAGCGTCTTATCAAAGTGGACGAGTCGCAGCGCTTAAGCAAGATTTTGCCAAGCTCAGCAATAAAATAGCCAAAAATAAGCGCCATTATATGCAAACAGAAGAGTTTGTGTTTGAGTTTGCCAGCATGCTGGACTTACCCATCGTTATACTAGACCCCCATGGCTTGATTTACTTTAGTAATAAGGCGTTTAAAAACAGTATTATCCATCGCCAGATTGAAGGTAAATCGGCCAGCGACTTAGGCATTGCCCTGCATGATGGCGAATGGCAACAAAACAACGACTCACTGTTTAAACAACGCTTTCAAATCTCATCGCAGACTTTTTGGCGGACCGGCAAAAACTTTGAATTACTGACCTTCTTTTCAATTGAGCAACAGCTTCGCGATAATGAACAACTTGTTTGGCAACGGTTAATTCGAGTGTTAAATCATGAAGTGCGTAACTCACTCACGCCGATTTATTCAATGAGTCAATCATTGCAAACCCTTAAGCGCCAAGGACAAATTAGCAGTCACGATGATCTCGCCCAAGATATGCTGCAAGTTATAGAAAAACGCGCTCAGCACTTGCTTGATTTTGTAGCCAGTTACAGTGCGTTTGCCAAGCTACCCCCCGCACAAAAACAGACCATCAGTAGCGAGCAACTAAACACACGTTTAAGCGCTATATTTCCTGAACTAGTGATAAATAGCAGTGAAGAATTATATGTTGATGCCGACTTAGGCCAGCTAGAACAAGCATTGATCAACCTGATAAAAAATGCCTTTGAAGCAGGCAGCAATTCAGCCCCTAGCCTCACTTGGTCAAGGCAAGGTGATAGCTTAAATATTGCAATTAGCGACCAAGGTTGTGGTATTCAAAACCCTGATAACTTGTTCGTGCCATTTTACTCAACCAAAGCAAATGGCACAGGTATAGGGCTTGTGATCACCCGAGAACTTGTGCGCAACCAAGGTTTTGAGTTATCGATAAACTCAAAACCCCAGCAAGGCACAGAAGCTAACATCACCGTACCTACTTAA
- a CDS encoding DUF547 domain-containing protein has product MKNAIKPIVLATSLILVTACNSTAPINKTATTAINQEKFSQFHQYDEKSNITLEYTDYGQILNASVIDLGMSDRYRISQNTTKIGTRLSSNPKPSTATEANRFYYDSYKKNPQMKQDLQIVQENMADLPNKINLSNLPKSELLAYWLNLYNVTVLNELVQQYPVKNLTKLLNEEPNFFDKPRFNFNGNQYSLNDIEYNIVAPLFNNDPLLIYGYYRGYIGSPNLLDHPYTAKNVFTALTTNAVQFVNSNRGSVIGNHSTRVSSLYLEKKNYFPNFEEDLADHLQSLVIQEPDKDQVVQNLSFSIDNYDITDILGSDVEYGGGNATVADPSIVAEGFDTNFVTYGENLTKEVGHVSPLRREILQKITQKYYEANTRVEIKDLPTKESEDK; this is encoded by the coding sequence ATGAAAAACGCCATAAAACCCATCGTATTAGCAACATCACTTATTCTAGTTACAGCCTGTAATTCAACGGCCCCTATTAATAAAACAGCAACGACAGCTATTAACCAAGAAAAATTTAGCCAATTTCATCAGTACGATGAAAAATCAAATATCACCCTTGAGTACACTGACTACGGGCAAATATTAAATGCCTCAGTGATTGATTTAGGTATGTCAGACCGCTATCGCATTTCACAAAACACAACCAAAATTGGCACCCGGTTGTCGTCGAACCCAAAACCGTCGACTGCAACAGAAGCAAACCGCTTTTATTATGATTCGTACAAAAAGAATCCTCAGATGAAGCAAGACTTGCAAATAGTGCAAGAAAATATGGCCGACCTGCCAAACAAAATTAATTTAAGTAACTTACCAAAATCAGAGTTACTCGCTTACTGGCTCAACCTCTATAACGTGACGGTACTCAATGAATTAGTGCAGCAGTACCCTGTTAAAAACCTGACCAAGTTATTAAACGAAGAACCAAATTTTTTTGATAAGCCACGCTTTAACTTTAATGGTAACCAGTATTCATTAAACGATATTGAGTACAACATTGTTGCACCGCTATTTAACAATGACCCGCTATTAATATATGGCTACTACCGTGGCTACATTGGCAGCCCAAACTTGCTTGACCACCCATATACAGCAAAAAATGTGTTTACCGCCCTGACCACCAATGCAGTGCAATTTGTAAATTCAAACCGCGGTAGTGTGATAGGTAACCATAGCACTCGAGTTTCTTCTTTATACCTTGAAAAGAAAAACTATTTTCCTAACTTTGAAGAAGATTTAGCTGACCACCTTCAATCGTTAGTAATTCAAGAGCCAGATAAAGACCAAGTTGTGCAAAACCTCTCTTTTAGTATCGATAACTACGATATTACCGACATTCTAGGTAGCGATGTTGAATATGGTGGAGGTAACGCGACTGTCGCCGATCCGAGTATAGTAGCAGAGGGCTTCGATACTAATTTTGTTACTTATGGTGAAAACTTAACCAAAGAAGTCGGCCATGTAAGCCCGTTACGCCGCGAGATTTTGCAAAAAATCACGCAAAAATACTATGAAGCAAATACTCGCGTTGAAATAAAAGACTTACCAACTAAAGAGTCTGAAGATAAATAA
- a CDS encoding DUF547 domain-containing protein: MKSAIKTIALTTSLILVTACNSTAPINKTAITAINQEKFSQFHQYDENSNITLDYAGYGQILSASVIDLGMSDRYRITSHTTTIGTHLSSNPKPSTATEANRFYYDSYKDNPKMRQALQVIQKNMADLPNKINLSNLPKSELLAYWFNLYNVTVLNELVQQYPVKNLSKLINEEPSFFDKPRFNFNGNQYSLNDIEYNIVAPLFNNDPLLIYGYYRGYIGSPNLLNYPYTAKNVFTALTNNAVQFVNSNRGSVIDTHSTRVSSLYLEKKNYFPNFEEDLADHLQSLVIQEPDKDQVVQNLSFSIDNYDITDILGTDVAYGGGNAVVVDPSIVALGWDKTFTTHGNHLTKAGTVSTLRREILKKITQKYYEVNSRVEIKDLPAKESEDK, from the coding sequence ATGAAAAGCGCTATAAAGACCATCGCATTAACAACATCACTTATTTTGGTAACGGCCTGTAATTCAACGGCTCCTATTAATAAAACAGCCATCACAGCAATTAACCAAGAAAAATTTAGCCAATTTCATCAGTATGATGAAAACTCAAACATTACTCTTGATTACGCTGGCTATGGGCAAATATTAAGTGCTTCGGTCATTGATTTAGGCATGTCTGACCGCTACCGCATCACCTCACACACCACGACGATTGGTACACATTTATCATCCAACCCTAAACCTTCAACAGCAACAGAAGCAAACCGCTTTTATTATGATTCATATAAAGACAATCCTAAAATGAGGCAAGCCTTGCAGGTCATACAAAAAAATATGGCCGACCTGCCAAATAAGATTAACTTGAGTAACTTGCCAAAGTCTGAACTGCTCGCTTACTGGTTCAATCTTTATAACGTGACGGTACTCAATGAGTTAGTCCAGCAGTACCCAGTAAAAAACTTATCTAAGCTAATAAACGAAGAGCCAAGTTTTTTTGATAAGCCACGCTTTAACTTTAACGGTAACCAGTATTCATTAAACGATATAGAGTACAACATTGTTGCACCGCTATTTAACAATGACCCGCTATTAATATATGGCTATTACCGTGGTTATATTGGTAGCCCAAATTTACTTAACTACCCATATACAGCGAAAAATGTATTTACCGCCCTGACTAACAATGCAGTGCAATTTGTAAATTCAAATCGAGGCAGTGTTATTGATACTCATAGCACACGTGTTTCTTCGTTATACCTTGAAAAGAAAAACTACTTCCCTAACTTTGAAGAAGACTTAGCTGACCATCTTCAATCATTAGTTATTCAAGAACCAGATAAAGACCAAGTTGTGCAAAACCTCTCTTTTAGTATCGATAATTACGATATTACCGATATTTTAGGTACCGATGTTGCTTATGGTGGAGGTAATGCAGTTGTTGTCGATCCTAGTATTGTGGCACTGGGCTGGGATAAAACATTTACTACCCATGGTAACCACTTAACTAAAGCTGGCACCGTAAGCACATTACGCCGCGAAATTTTGAAAAAAATCACGCAAAAATACTATGAAGTAAATAGTCGCGTTGAAATAAAAGACTTACCAGCTAAAGAGTCTGAAGATAAATAA